The Spirosoma sp. SC4-14 DNA window TAGTATTCCAGATAGTTGGAAATCATTACGGTCTGGCCCATCGAGCAGAGAATATCGACACGGTCCAGAAAATCCTTTTCGTCAATTCCCTGATCGTTTGCTTTCAGGTTATGGAGCGTTAACTCCGCCATCGAAACTACCCGGTTTTCATCAACATCAGGTTCAGCCTTAAACTGCTTGAGGCCATTCTCGATCATATCCATCTGGACGTTCGTAACCGGGCGCAACCGGCCACGCATTACCAGGATATGCTTTTTGTAGAGCGCTTCGGAAGGTTGCAATACCTGGCCATCGGGACCGAACAAGGCTGCATCGGTAAAGCCATTTTTTACCAGGTGCAGACTCATCAGGCGGTTATCGACTTCCGCAAAATCCGGGCCTCTAAACCGGATCATATCAATCTGGATGCGTTCGGGGGCCAGATCGTCCATCAGCGACAAAACCAGCGTTTCGGGCGATTTGGCATAATAGTAGCAACCATAAATCAGGTTCACGCCAATAACGCCCAATGCCTGCTGCTGGAGTACATTTTCATTGTCGAGCATCCGGACATGGATTACTACATCGTTGTAGCCTCCCTGGGGGGCAAGCTGAAACCGGCAGCCAATCCAGCCATGTGCGTCGTTCGTTTTCTGATAGTTAAGCGCTACTACCGTATTCGCAAATGCAAAAAACGTGGTGTCAGGACCACGTTTTTCAGCTAATCGTTTCTCTAGCAGACTATATTCTTTGCTGAGCATCTTTACCAGCCGTGACTCAACAACGTAGCGGCCACTTTCTTCGACGCCATAGATCGAGTCGCTGAAGGTCATGTCGTAGGCCGACATAGTTTTGGCAATTGTTCCCGATGAGCCACCGGCCTTAAAAAACATAGCTGCTGTTTCCTGCCCGGCTCCAATCTCAGCGAACGAGCCGTAGATACGGCGGTCAAGATTGATTCGTAATGCTTTTTGTTTTGTGCCTATATTTTTTTCGTACATGGTGGTAGCTGCTTGCTGATGCTAAAGTTACGGATACAAAGGTACAAAAGCCATGCCCCTCCTACCCAAAAACGCCGATTATCGACCTGTGGTTCACTGTATTTTAATTATTTGCTTCACAAATAGTTAGTAAGGCAAATAAAAAAATAAGCCAACTACACTGGCTTTTGGATTGAAGCCAGAATAGTTGTCACTTAAGTAATTTGGCGGAATTTTCCAGAAACATATTGCTTCCTCCGGCTTTTTGATCGAGCGATGATGCTGCTTCGGGCAAAATGTCATCTGGGCTTACTCCCCGACGGGCCGTTGTTCGTACACCGCTAATCTGATAAATGGCTTCACCCAGGAGCGGTTCTGCCAGATCGCCCAGGGCTTTCATGCCATAGGCTGGTTCCTTCACCTCAACCGAAGGAGTAAAACCTGTTGCATAATCGCCGAAACCCTGCGCATTGGTTGAGCGGAATGTGAGCGGTTGCATTCCCCATTTTATATAGCCAGTCTGGTCTGAGATAGTAATGGAGCCAACGTTTTTTCCAACGGTTGTTGTGCCAATCGTTGTTACGGTCATGAACGGTTGAAGGCCATTAATGACGAGTTCGCTGGCCGATGCCGTGCTGCCCGTTGTTAAGATGAAAACCCGACTGAGATTACCACCAATGTTGTTGCTTTTGAGCTGGAAATACTGCGTGTTCCAACCGGCATTGTATTTCTTATTATAATCGGCAGTTACGGCGCTATTCCATTGCTGCGCGTAAAATACGTTGGAACCGTTAATATTTTTACCAATCAAACTAGCCAGGGTTGTTGAGGAACTGACATAGCCGCCCGGATTGTAGCGCAGATCGAGAACCAGCTCGTTAACACCACGCTGTTTAAACTTGCCGAAAATATTGTCGAGTTTATTGTCGTAGGTTTTGTCGCTGCTGCCTCCATTCTGATAAACACCCGGTATAAACTGATTGTAGACAATATAACCGATTGTTTTACCGCCTATTGAGTAGGTCGTATCGAGCAATACGGGATCTTCCTGAAAAACAACTGGTGTTACCTGGCGGGTTATACCACTATCGATAAGAGCGCCATTGGCTATAGTTGCCATGCCAAACGTCAGCGCATCGTTTGCCAGGAGTTCGGCGTAATTAGTACCTGTAAGAGCCTGCCCATTGACTGTTGTGAATATGTCGCCCCGCTTAAATCCGGCGGCCGCTGCGGGCGATCCGGGTAGTACATACAGCACCGATCCAATAACATTGGTTTTGGTATTGTCCTTATAATACAGTCGATACTCCATCCCCGTTGTTTTCGATTGCCCGCTGAGCGATGCCTTCAGCTCGTCGGCGCTTTGCTGAATCCAGGAAAAACGGTCGCGATTAGGGTTTGCCGTGTTGTTTCGGTCATACAGAAGCGATAGAAAAAACTTGTCGGGGGTAAGGCTAGTGTCAGGATTGGCCGGAATTTTATCGTTCCAGAGGTAGTAATACTTCATGTTGGTTAAAATCCAACTGTTCACTTCCCGGTCGGTAGCCAGTCCGTTGGGGTTGTTTGTATTGAATAGCGTTGTTGTTGGGTTGACATCCTTCCAGCAGGAAGTCAGCAGGAAACTGCTCAGAGTGGCTACAAACAGCGCCGGGCGTAGCAGAAAATGGTTAAGCATAAACAACCGTTGACGTAGAGTGTAATTGCTTTAGTATAACGGAAATATAAGCGAAAAGATTGGCAGGAAATAACTATTGTTCAATGGCGGGTAGTTGCTAACAAAAAGCATCTTCAAGGTGCTTAATGCGGATTTCGTTGCCAGTTACTGTAACGGCAACAATATCGAAGCGAATATCGTGTTGCCAGTCGTTGGCAAAAATGTAATGTTCGGCCGCTTTCATAACCAGTCGGGCTTTCGTATACGAAACAAACTCTTCGGGATTACCGTAGCTGAGGTTTGTGCGGGTTTTGACTTCTATAAAGATCAACAACTTCCCTTTTTTTGCAACGAGGTCAATTTCGGCATGTTGATGTCGATAGTTGCGGGCCATAATTTCGAATCCTTTTTCGCGTAGGTAGCGAACGGCTTCGGCTTCGCCCTGTTTGCCAGTTTCGTTGTGTTGGGCCATTGGTTAACGTGTTTTGCCAGTTACGGATCGAACGAAACTCCCCCAGCTCCTTGTTATCAGTAGAGCAGAGGGTTTCGCTGTTTTTAGTAAAGCAATGAATAGTCGGATCAATAAACAAGTAGAGGTTCGGGAATTAGGCCTGATTGATTATCAAACAGCCTGGGATGAACAGGAACGGCTATTTGCCGATATCGTCAATCGGAAGCTACAGAATCGGTCGGTAGAGGCCCATGCCCAGCAACTAACGCCCAACTATTTGTTGTTTTGCGAGCATCCGCACGTGTATACGCTTGGGACGAGTGGCCACCAGGATAACCTGCTGGTTAACGAAGAAAAACTGGCTGGCGAATTGGGGGCGTCGTTCTTTAAGATTCGGCGCGGTGGTGATATTACCTACCATGGACCAGGACAACTGGTTGGCTACCCAATTCTGGATCTGGATAATTTCTTTACCGATATACATAAATACATGCGCCTGCTGGAAGAATCGATTATTCTGACGCTGGCCGACTATGGGCTAAGTGCTGGCCGGATCGATGGGCTAACCGGGGTTTGGCTCGATTATGACGGAGGGGATAATCCGCGCAAGATTTGTGCAATGGGCGTAAAAGCGAGCCGTTGGGTAACCATGCACGGGTTTGCCCTGAACGTTACTACCAATTTGAGTTATTTTGGGCATATTGTTCCCTGCGGCATTTCCGACAAAGCCGTTACCTCGCTGGCAAGTGAGTTGGGGCACGAAGTTGCTCTGAAAGATGTAGCCAATCGGGTGCAGACGCATCTGGCTACATTATTCGATATGAAATTAGTGGAGGCAACAGCGAGACAGAGCGAGAGTTTGCCAGTCGTGTAGACTTTGCGTATATTTTGTCTCTTGTTTCGAGTGTTTGTCGGAGTTTATGTATGAAAAAAGATATTAATTTTTTGCCCGTTGAGGGCGTACAAATAGTAATTGCCCGAAAAGAAAACGAAGCTGGTGGATACGACTGGCAGGTGTTTCTGATCAACCAGAACGATGTTCCGATAAAAACCGTATTTGTTACCTCAAAAGGCTATGGGCAGAAAAATGAACAGGAACAGAAAACATCAACCCTGCGGCATTTTTTTGTAGAGGTTCAGCCCGGAGCCTATGAAGTTGTTGAGACGATCATGCCCGATGTTTTTCACCTCAACAACGAGTATTGGGTAAGCTATTTTATTGGCAATCAGATTTTCGACAAAAAGTTTATCTTCGTGCCCGACAGCATTGTCGAAGCAAACCTGGTGACGGTGCCTGCTCTGGGCCTGGAAGGAATTTTGCACGAGTAAGCGCTGTCATGCTGATCGGGATAGACGACTAAAGCCGGTGGCTTTAGCCGTAGATTAGTACCCTGGCTATTAATTTTTTGCTGTCCCGAAGAGTCTTCGCCAGCATGACAAACAATTCGTGAGTAATGCCTCAAGCTGTATCCTGGAAACGTCGATTAAAAAATTTCCTGTTTATTGATCTGAAAACAGTAGCTGGCCAACCTTCGCTACTGTCGGTTGAACCCCGCCTGCAACGGCAATGGGAAGAGAAAAGCCGCTTTTTCAAGAGTGAAGAAGAGCTTTCGGCCGCTGGCTGGTACGACCGGCGGGCGTCTTATTATGCCGAATTTGGAAAAATTATCTGTATCGGCGTGGGTGGCTTATTTTTTGATGAAGATGATAAGCCACATCTGAAAGTTAAATTGCTCAGCAACGATGACGAGGCTGCTATTCTGAATGAGTTTTTAACCATCGTTAATCGGTATCCACCCGGCGAATTGACTCTTTGCGCCCATAACGGGAAGGAGTTTGACTTCCCTTATCTGTCGCGCCGACTGATGGTCAATGGCTTACCTTTGCCGCCTGCTCTACAGATTTCGGGCAAGAAACCCTGGGAAATTCCGCATAAGGATACCCTGGAAATGTGGCAGTTTGGCGATAAACGGCATTTTGCTCCGCTCGATTTGCTGGCCGCTGTGCTGAATATATCTGCTCGCCCGCTCGAATGGACCGGCGATCGTACCAGCGAGATGTATTACCGAGAACATGACTGGCCGCGCATCGAACAATATGCCCGCGATTCGATGGTGATGCTCGTGCAGGTATATATGCGCATGGTGGGCGCCCCGCTTGTGGCCGACGAGCATATTGTTATGAGCGACTGACGGATAGAAACACAGAGAAACGAGAAACTCACTTTTTCTCCTGATGCTGTGAAATCCTGAGTCTGCTCTGTGTTTTTAAACATTTTAGCTCACTCCTGTAGTTGAGCAAGTAGTATGAGAAACGGAAAACCAAAACAAAATAAATACAACCGACCTTCGAGCGGGAAAGCCAGCGCGGCTCGCCCACGCGAGAAAGGTCTGGACAAACCAACTAAAGGACGCGCTGATGGTCAGGCCAATGTAGGACGGGCCGAATCCTTTTTAGATGAATTGAAAAACGACCTGATGGCGTTTTTTCAGATTAATGATGACCAATCATTTACGCAGGAGCAGGTTTTAGACCACTTCGACGTTTATGACCGGAAAATGAAATTGATTGTACATGGGCTGATTGGCGAACTTC harbors:
- the lipB gene encoding lipoyl(octanoyl) transferase LipB → MNSRINKQVEVRELGLIDYQTAWDEQERLFADIVNRKLQNRSVEAHAQQLTPNYLLFCEHPHVYTLGTSGHQDNLLVNEEKLAGELGASFFKIRRGGDITYHGPGQLVGYPILDLDNFFTDIHKYMRLLEESIILTLADYGLSAGRIDGLTGVWLDYDGGDNPRKICAMGVKASRWVTMHGFALNVTTNLSYFGHIVPCGISDKAVTSLASELGHEVALKDVANRVQTHLATLFDMKLVEATARQSESLPVV
- a CDS encoding ribonuclease H-like domain-containing protein, giving the protein MPQAVSWKRRLKNFLFIDLKTVAGQPSLLSVEPRLQRQWEEKSRFFKSEEELSAAGWYDRRASYYAEFGKIICIGVGGLFFDEDDKPHLKVKLLSNDDEAAILNEFLTIVNRYPPGELTLCAHNGKEFDFPYLSRRLMVNGLPLPPALQISGKKPWEIPHKDTLEMWQFGDKRHFAPLDLLAAVLNISARPLEWTGDRTSEMYYREHDWPRIEQYARDSMVMLVQVYMRMVGAPLVADEHIVMSD
- a CDS encoding YraN family protein, producing the protein MAQHNETGKQGEAEAVRYLREKGFEIMARNYRHQHAEIDLVAKKGKLLIFIEVKTRTNLSYGNPEEFVSYTKARLVMKAAEHYIFANDWQHDIRFDIVAVTVTGNEIRIKHLEDAFC
- a CDS encoding S41 family peptidase, producing MLNHFLLRPALFVATLSSFLLTSCWKDVNPTTTLFNTNNPNGLATDREVNSWILTNMKYYYLWNDKIPANPDTSLTPDKFFLSLLYDRNNTANPNRDRFSWIQQSADELKASLSGQSKTTGMEYRLYYKDNTKTNVIGSVLYVLPGSPAAAAGFKRGDIFTTVNGQALTGTNYAELLANDALTFGMATIANGALIDSGITRQVTPVVFQEDPVLLDTTYSIGGKTIGYIVYNQFIPGVYQNGGSSDKTYDNKLDNIFGKFKQRGVNELVLDLRYNPGGYVSSSTTLASLIGKNINGSNVFYAQQWNSAVTADYNKKYNAGWNTQYFQLKSNNIGGNLSRVFILTTGSTASASELVINGLQPFMTVTTIGTTTVGKNVGSITISDQTGYIKWGMQPLTFRSTNAQGFGDYATGFTPSVEVKEPAYGMKALGDLAEPLLGEAIYQISGVRTTARRGVSPDDILPEAASSLDQKAGGSNMFLENSAKLLK
- a CDS encoding TonB-dependent receptor — protein: MYEKNIGTKQKALRINLDRRIYGSFAEIGAGQETAAMFFKAGGSSGTIAKTMSAYDMTFSDSIYGVEESGRYVVESRLVKMLSKEYSLLEKRLAEKRGPDTTFFAFANTVVALNYQKTNDAHGWIGCRFQLAPQGGYNDVVIHVRMLDNENVLQQQALGVIGVNLIYGCYYYAKSPETLVLSLMDDLAPERIQIDMIRFRGPDFAEVDNRLMSLHLVKNGFTDAALFGPDGQVLQPSEALYKKHILVMRGRLRPVTNVQMDMIENGLKQFKAEPDVDENRVVSMAELTLHNLKANDQGIDEKDFLDRVDILCSMGQTVMISNYLEYYKLVAYLAKLTRLKIGLVIGIPNLEYIFEEGHYEFLPGGILESFATLFSRKVKLFVYPTLRNGKIYTCNEFELPPTLEPLFHYLFRNDKIEDIRDYNEQNLHISTDHVLEMIQAGEDGWEQMVPERVAQRIKENCLFGYPCEIDYVPIGQQVRQQQEEQIAKAS